The following is a genomic window from Nicotiana tabacum cultivar K326 chromosome 3, ASM71507v2, whole genome shotgun sequence.
TATTTGATGAATAAAGAAAAACTTGTTCTTCTCAAATGTACAAATGCTAAACATATATACAGAAGAAAAGCTTTAGGGTAACCTCCTGCATTGGCAAGTGGCCAAGTTGTACATTAAAGGAATACAAAGATGGAAcgaataattaaataaaaaaataatgggAAAACTACCTAAAATATAGTGTAGCATGTGCTGTACACTAGATTGTGTATTCTGAACAAGGCAGTGGCACAAGTGGGCCGGTTGAGCAGGCCTAATTGTGTAGACCACAATTAGGCCCAAAAATATTAAACTGTCCAAATGCCAATTAGGCCCAATGCCCCTCAACCCGTCCAAAATCCTCAAATCCATCCAACATACCAAACACCACTCAAATCAAAACTTTCTGCCTCAAACTCTCAAACCCTTCGAGAACTTTCGATTCCAACACCCCCCTTCAAGCTGGAGGGGGTAGACGACACACCCAGCTTGCCCAAATGATCACGATGAAGAGGTCCGGCGAGTGGTTTGGTGAAGAGATATGCTAACTGGGCAGAAGATCTAACAAAGGTTAACGAAATCAGCCCAGCTAGGTATTGGTCGCGTACAAAATGACAATCGATTTCAACGTGCTTCGTCCGTTTGTGAAACACAGGGTTTTTTGCTATGTGAATTGTTGTTTGGCTATCGGAGTAAAGAGGGACTAGAAGAGAGATAGGAATTGACAAATCCTCAAAAAGACGGACCAACCAAGTGAGCTCTGCAACTACTCGCCGCATAGATCTGTATTCTGCTTCGGCGGAACTGAGCGAGATGGAAGTTTGCTTCTTTGACTTCCAAGAGATCGGAGAGGTACCAAGAGAAATATAAAAACCACTGACCGACTTCCTCGAATCCGGGCAAGTGGCCCAATCGGAGTCACAAAAAGCTAGGAGCTTGAGGGAGGAGGAAGCAGACATAAAAAGCCCTAGCCCAGGATCTTTGAGCAGATACCGAAGAACACAGAGTGTTGCATCTAGGTGGGGTTGTCGAGGGTCCTTCATGTACTGACTGAGGTGCTGGACAGTGAAGGATAAGTCTGGGCGGGTGTGAGTGAGGTAGTTAAGTTTACCAAGGAGATGACGATACAAGGTGGGATCTTTCACTGGTTCCCCTATGTGAGTAGACAAACGAGTAGACGAATCGAGTGGAGAAGAAACAGGGGACAAGTGCAGAGAGTCAAATTCTCGGAGAATATCTAAAGTGAATTTGCGCTGAGAAAGGAGAAGTCCATCTGTTTCTCGGACAATTTCCATGCCTAGAAAGAAATGTAAGTCCCCGAGATCTTTAATTTTGAACTCTTGATTGAGAAAGTTTTTCAAAGCATGTAGTTCTTTGGTGTCATTACCTGTCAAGAGTATATCATCCACGTAGACAGCCACTATAGAAACGGAAGAATCTGACCTTTTAAAGAACAAAGAATAGTCGTTTGAATGAGTGAGTGAATCCCTTAAAGTTCAAAGCAGTTGTAAGTTTAGCATACCACTGACGAGATGCCTGTCGTAGCCCataaattgatttctttagcttgCATGCATGAGTAGGTGAAGTAGGTATAACTCCAGGTGGGAATTTCATGTACACTTCTTCATTTAGATCTCCATGTAGGAAAGCGTTATTCACATCTAGTTGATATAGACCCCATCCTTTCTTTACGGCAGTGGCTAGTATGCATCTGATTGTGGTCATCTTAACCACCGGTGAAAAGGTTTCATTGAAGTCTATTCCCTCTTTTTGTATGTCTCCTCTAATGACCAATCTTGCATTTAGTCTTTCCACACTCCCATCTGAATGGTGTTTAACCTTATAGACTCATTTGCATGGTAAAGCTTTCCTCCCTGGTGGTAATTCAACCACTTCCCAAGTCATATTAAGTTCAAGTGCCTCAATCTCTTTATTCATTGCTTCTTGCCACCCTGGGTGATGTGTTGCCTGTAAATAGTCAGTAGGTTCTTGTATATTGGACAATGTGTTTAGCATATGTTGATTGGTAGAAGATAGTCCACTGAAAGATATATATGTAGGTTTAACTGGTGCGAGAAAGCAGGAGTTGCTAACATCTGTGAGTTGGAGTGCATTACAGATAAAATCTTTGAGATAAGATGGAGTTGTGTGTGGTCTGGTAGACTTCCTAATAAGAACATCCATCGTACAATCAGAATCCAAAGCAGGAAAAATTGGTGTAGATGTATGTGGTTGATTAGATGTAACTGGAGAATTTGGAGAGAAACTAGAAACAGAGATAGAGGGAATAGGTGAACTAGGATGGCTTGAATAAACGGGGGAAGAACAGGAGTCACTTGATGCAGTAGCCTCTTTGGAGAGTTGAGAATCTGTTTTAGTGTGGGGTCTGATAGGAAAAGATAGAGGTTCAGGAATCTGATGATTTGCAGAAAATGGAGCAGTGGGTAAAGAAATTTCAGAAAAAGAATTAGACTTAacagaagcaaaaggaaagaatTCTTCATGAAATATAACATCTCTAGAAACGAAAGGCTTCAAATTCTTGAGGTTCAACACCTTGTAACCCTTCTTTCCATGAGGATAACCTAAGAACACACAAGGTATAGCTCTAGGTTCAAACTTAGTTCTTTGATTTGAGACAGTAGAAGCAAAACACAAACACCCAAAGCATCTAAGGTTAGAGTAATTTGGCTTGCTTGAAAAAAGGACTTCATAAGGAGTCTTAAGCTTTAAGACACTTGAAGGAAATCTGTTGATCAAATAGGTTGCTGTAAGAAGGCAGTCACCCCAGTATGATGTAGGCAGGTGTGATTGGTATAACAAGGCTCTAGATGTCTCTAAAAGATGCCTGTGCTTTCTCTCCACCACTCAATTTTGTTGTGGTGTGGATACACAAGTGGTTTGATGAATAATACCTAGTGACTCAAAAAATTCTGATTGAATTTTACCACTTCCCAATTCAAAAGCATTATCCGACCTTATGATTTTCACCTTGCTATTAAACTGTCTTTCTACCATAGCTATAAAACCTCATAGAATAGTGAATGCATTGGATTTGTTGGTTAGTAGGTAGGTCCATGTGCCTCTACTGAAATCATCAACAATTGTAAGGAAGTATTTAAAACCATCATATGTAGCACTATTGTATGGTCCCCAGGTATCCACATGAATTAATTCAAACACTTTCTTAGTGAAAATAGAACTAGAGGGAAATGGAAGTTTGGACTGTCTTGCCATAGGACAAATAAGACATGGACTAGAGAATTTGGAACACTTGGATATAGAAACTGATGAAACATTTTTCATATTGCTAAGGGGCATATGGCCTAATCTGTAGTGCCATAGCTTATCTTTTACAGTTGAATCAGAAAAGCTAAAACATGAATGCAAACT
Proteins encoded in this region:
- the LOC142177494 gene encoding uncharacterized protein LOC142177494, with the protein product MVERQFNSKVKIIRSDNAFELGSGKIQSEFFESLGYPHGKKGYKVLNLKNLKPFVSRDVIFHEEFFPFASVKSNSFSEISLPTAPFSANHQIPEPLSFPIRPHTKTDSQLSKEATASSDSCSSPVYSSHPSSPIPSISVSSFSPNSPVTSNQPHTSTPIFPALDSDCTMDVLIRKSTRPHTTPSYLKDFICNALQLTDVSNSCFLAPVKPTYISFSGLSSTNQHMLNTLSNIQEPTDYLQATHHPGWQEAMNKEIEALELNMTWEVVELPPGRKALPCK